ACTTTATCCTCATTTACAGAATCTAAATAGGATATAAGTATATTATTTATCAATAAATAAGCTTCTTTGCTACTTATTATATTTATATCTTTAAAATGTCTATTTAATATTTTATAGAAAAGGCCATGGAAAGTCCCAAAAAAAGGTGATTTTATACTGCCACTTATTTTATTATATCTTTCTTTCATATTCATGGCTGCTGCTCTAGTAAAAGTTATTACTAATATATTATTAGAGTTCACCTTCAAATTCTCTATTAAATGTACAACTCTATTTATAATAACAGTAGTTTTACCAGATCCAGGTGGGGCTACAACCAATGTATTATCCTTATGACACTTTACCGCTTCCTTTTGATACTGATCTAAAAAACCATAGTCTATCATATAAAAACTCCCTTAAGATTCTAATATTAATTAAGTATACTTTACTAGAAGATAAAGAAAATATCAAATTTACAAGAGAAAACTTTTTATTATTTTAAGAATTTTTCAACTTCATTTATGCAATTATAAAAATATTAATATCTCTTTCTTTTAACATTCTACCTATCTCTTCTATAAATATTCCTTTTTTTCATTACAATATTTCATATTATTGCATATATTATGCCTTACTACAAAAATATAATATATATGATATATGCAAAATACTATTGTTTATTTATAATTATGCACTTATTGTTAACTTATCTGATGACTATTTATTCTAATACCACCATCTTCTTGGAAGTGGAAGTAAAGAGCAGTTATGCCATTAGTTAATATATTCTAAACTTTAGACGTAATTTTTACTCTCTCTAAAGCCAACAACTCTGTTTATTCAATATATATTAATAATTTATGATAAATAAGAATAAAATAAATATAATATTTTATTCATAATTATTTAATCTATATATTTGTTATGAATTCTTTAGTTAATCTTAGAAAAATAGAATGTCAGTATTTTAATTTTAAATACTAAGCATTGTAATAGATCTTGTAAAGTATTACAATGTTGTTATATATTTTTACTATTACATAGAGGAGAATTAATAATGGAATACAGTAAAAACTTCGATGTGAGAAATAATAGAAATCTTACTATGCTAGTGGATTTTTATGAGCTTACCATGGGTAATGGATATTTAAAAAGTGGTATGGGAGAAAAAATAGCCTACTATGATATGTTTTTTAGAAGAGTACCTGATGGTGGCGGCTATTGTATTATGGCAGGAGTGCAACAACTTATTGAATATTTATCCAGCTTAAAATTTACAAAAGATGATATAGAATATTTAAGATCTAAAAAAGAATTTTCTGAAGAATTTTTAGACTATCTAAAAAATTTCAAATTTTGTTGTGATGTTTGGGCAGTACCAGAAGGATATCCTGTTTTTCCAAATGAGCCTTTAGTTACAGTACGTGGTCCAGCCATTCAAGCTCAATTTGTAGAAACTATGATCCTTCTTACTATAAATCATCAAACTTTAATAGCTACTAAAGCTAATAGAATATGTAGGGCTGCTGAAAATCGTTCTGTTATGGAATTTGGCTCTAGACGTGCGCAAGGTTATGATGGTGCTATATATGGTGCAAGGGCAGCTGTAATTGGAGGTTGCAATGCAACCGCTTGTACTATAGCTGAAGAAATGTTTGGAATACCTGCTGCCGGTACTATGGCTCACAGCTGGATACAACTATTTCCTACAGAGTATGAAGCTTTTAAAGCTTGGGCAGAAGTAAATCCAGAAAATTGTGTACTTTTAGTAGATACCTATAATGTTTTAAAGTCTGGAATTCCTAATGCTATAAAAGTATTCAATGAAGTATTGAAACCTAACGGTATCAGACCTAAAGGTATTAGAATAGATAGTGGTGACATAACTTATCTTACTAAAACCTGTAGAAAAATTCTAGATGATGCAGGCTATAAAGATATAGAAATTGTGGTTTCAAACTCTTTAGATGAGTTTATAATAAGAGATGTACTAAATCAAGGAGCTAAAATTGATAGCTTCGGTGTAGGTGAAAGACTTATAACAGCAAGATCTGAACCAGTTTTTGGTGGTGTTTATAAATTAGCCGCAGTAGAAGCCTTTGATGGAATAATAACACCTAAAATTAAAATAAGTGAAAATGAAGAAAAAATAACTAATCCAGGATTTAAAAAAGTTTATAGAATATATGATAAAAATACTCATCAAGCTATAGCAGACCTTATTACTATGCATGATGAAAAAATAGATGAAAGTAAACCCTTAGAAATATTTAATCCTTTATTTACATGGAAAAAGAAGAAAGTTAAAGATTACTATGCAGAAGAGTTATTAGTTAAAATTTTTGATAAAGGTAACAAAGTATATGAAAGCCCTGATGTTATGGATATAAAAGCATTTGCTAAAAAACAAACTGAAAGATTTTGGCCTGAAGTTTTAAGATTTGAAAATCCTCACAGCTATTATGTGGATCTTTCTCCAAAGCTTTGGAGAGTTAAGCAAGAACTTCTACATAAATTTTCAGATTTTTATGAAGAATAGAAGAATAAATGATATTTATAGATTAAACTAGATACCTAAGGATTTTAATTAATTTTTTTGTCCGATGACTACCTGCTCTTTACTCCCAGCTTCTTCAAAGTAGAAGTAAAAAGCGGCTACATCCTTAGAAATCTGTTTATATATTTTAAACTATAAAAATAAAAGCTATGAAATTGGAAGCATACTAATTTATTCCAATTTCATAGCTTTTAAATTTTAAAATATTCTTCTAATTGGGCTGTGGCATTAAGGAATTTCTACACAATGTATTGCTTTACATTGCTTTGCAAATTTAAAGTTAACACAATATATTGTAGGATTTATTCTTAGTGCTACATCCCCATATTAATTAATAACATGTAAAATACCATGATTTATAAAATTTATTTTATTAGATATTAAGCAACAAAACTTTGTATTAGTAACATTATTGCTGATAATGCTGCTATATATCCCATAAGTGGCATGATAAATTTAAGCCATTTATCGTAAGTAACATCTACCATAGCTAAAGTAGCTAATATAAGTCCTGTTGGAGTTATGAATGAAATTAATCCCTGTCCAAACATATAAGCATTTACTATAGATTCTCTTGGCAATCCTACGCTATCTGCAAGAGGTGCCATAATAGGCATTGAAAGCACTGCAAGACCAGAAGATGATGGTATAAAGAATCCCAATCCTATAAATACAATTAACATGAATATTATAAACACACTTGAGTTCATTCCTGTTATTGCATTTGATGAATGATAAAGAATAGTATCAGAAATCATACCATTTTCCATAATAAGATTAATGGATCTTGCAACTCCAATTACTAATGCAACTCCTACTAAATCAGCTGAGCCAGCTACAAATTTATCTACAAAATTCTTTTCTCCCATACGTGAAATTACACCTAAAATAATTCCTACAACAAGGAATAAAGCTGTCATTTCGGTAAACCACCATTCTTTTTTAGCCACACCCCAAATCATAACCACAAAAGTTAATGCAAATATTATTAACATAAGCTTACGACCTAAAGAAAATTTTGGAATAGCATCATCCTTACTATAATCTTTTAAAAACTTCTCTTCGATTTCTTTCCTTTGTTCATATATTATAGATTTACTTGGGTCATTTTTAACCTTAACTCCATATCTTACAATATAAGCAACAGTTATAGCTACTGCTATAATAAGTCCTACTATCCTAAATATAAATCCTGAAGCAATAGATATTCCTGAAGTATTAGACGCTATAACAACAGAAAAAGGATTTACTGTAGCAAACATGGTACCTATAGATGATCCCATATATAAGGCTGCAATACATACTAAAGCATCATATCCTGCAGCTATAAAAACCGGAACCAGTATTGGGTACAATGCTATAGTTTCTTCTGCTAAACCAAAAGTAGTTCCACCTAAAGCAATTAATGTAGTAATAATAACTATAAGCAAATATTCTTTACCTTTAGTCGCTACAGAAAGTTTTGCAATTCCCGCATCAAATGCTCCACTACTATTTACTACACCAATAACTCCTCCTAAAATAAGTACAAACATTATAATATCGATAGTATCATACACCCCTTTAATAGGTGCTTCAATTACTTCAAAAAAACCTTGAGGTTTCTGTTCTACCTGTTCATACGTATCTGGAATAGCTACAGGCTTATTAATACTACCATCTTTAAATTTTTCTACACTTACTTTAATCTTAAGTTTATCCAAAGTCTTTTGTGTTGCTGGTAATTCATTTGTCGATTCATCTGGTTTAGTTACAACAAAAATCTTATTATCGTTATCATAGCTTAATTTTGAATAAGATCCTGCTGGAACTACATAAGTAAGTATAGCTGCAATAATTAATACAATAAATAATACTGTAAAAGCCGTTGGAAAACTTATTTTCTTTTTTTTCACAACAATCCCCCCTATTTTTTAATATATTTCTCAACCATCGCTTCCTTTCCACACATTTAAAATATAATATTTTAATTTTAAAAATATTACCTTAAATAGAAAACCTCTTTTATGAACTAATAAAAATTATTATCTAAAATACAAAATAATAAATTAAAAAAATACCCATAAACAGAGTTCTTAGCTTTAGAGGTTTTTTTACTCCACTAAAGCTTAGAAAATGGTTATCCAAGAACGTATACGCTCTTTACTCCCACTTTGAAGAATATGGGAGTATTAGAACGGATAGTCACCGGATAAACAAGGATAGTAGGAAAAATATTAATATAAAAAAATAAGAAGTAAACTCAGTTACATGTTATATTATGTCATTATTGCCCCTATCCTTGCTATACACCATTAGATTTTGAATATCTCTTCTAAAATTCTTATCATAAATTAAAACAAATATTATTACTATAAATACTGTTCTGTTATAAATTTATAGTGCTCTTTTATAAAATCTAATCCTTCATTTATAACTGCATCATCTATATTATCAAAATCTTTTTCAATACTTACCTTGTTGTCCTCTAATTCTTTAAAAGGACATACTCCTTCATTATTTCTATACCCATATAAAGCACATTCTTTAAAACATTTTATTTCTTCATCAAAAGTAGTTAAAAATGGACAATCCATAAAAATTCCCCTTTCTCCCACTATAATACAAATAATATTATACATCAGAAGAAAAAGTATTTAAATGGTTTTGTTATAAAATTAACTAAATTTTCATTAAATTCAATTATTACCTACATTTTTTTAAAATTCTGCATGAATTTTTTTCAATTTTACATATGTTTAAATAAATTTTTGCAATTACAATATAAATTAAATTTATTTGAATAGTAATTATTTATACTGTAATTTAAAAATTAAAGGACTATTAATTAAATAATTAACACCCCTTTAATCTTTACTTCAAATAAATAATATTCATAGTTATTCTATATATATAAATATAAGAACTCACCTTTTAAATTAAGTATTACTCAGTATAAATAATATTTTAGAATTAAAGGGACAATTTATATATGTTTAGAACATCCTCAGTATTTAAAGGTTTAAATCCACCTAAATCTCCATTTCTTGTAGCAGCTCTTGCCATTTGTTCTAATTTTTCTTCATTTATACCAACTTCTTTTAATGTTGCAGGAATTCCTAATTCATTAAAATATTCTCGTGTTTTATTTATAGCCTTTTTAGCTACTTCATATTTATTTTCATCTGAATTTATGTTCCATACATTTACTCCATATTCATAAAAATCATTCATATTTTCATCACTTAAAACGTATTTCATCCAATTTGGTGTTAATATAGCTAATCCAACACCATGAGTTATATCGTAAAAAGCACTTAATTCATGTTCCATTGGATGTACACTCCAAGGCTCTGACTTACCATAACTTAATAATCCATTTATAGCTAAACTAGATGCCCACATAAGATTAGCTCTAGCTTCGTAATTTTCTGGCTCTTCTACGGCTATTTTACCATACTTTATACAAGTTTTTAAAATAGACTCTGCCATTCTATTTTGAATATAAGCATCCTTTGTCTTACTAAAATAAGCTTCAAATATGTGACTCATTATATCTGCTGTTCCTGCTGCTGTTTGATTTTTAGGCACTGTAAAAGTATATTCTGGATCTAATATAGAAAATTTAGGAGCCATAGAAGGATGCCCTACTCCTAGTTTTTCATTAGTATCCATATTACTAATTACTGCTCCAGAATCCATTTCTGAACCTGTTGCAGCCAATGTTAATATACTTCCTATAGGCAGTGACTTATTTATTTTAGCTTTTTTAATTACTATATCCCAAGGATCTCCTTCATAATAATATGATGCAGCTATTACCTTTGAACAATCTATAGTGCTTCCTCCTCCTACTGCTAATATAAAATCTATATTATTTTCCCTACATAATTTTACTCCTTCTCTTACACTAGTAACTCTTGGATTAGGATCTATTCCTGAAAGTTCAA
Above is a window of Clostridium sporogenes DNA encoding:
- a CDS encoding iron-containing alcohol dehydrogenase; translation: MLNFNYSIPTKIFFGKSQISVLGEQIKKYGSKVLLAYGGGSIKKNGIYDKVIEILKNNHIEFVELSGIDPNPRVTSVREGVKLCRENNIDFILAVGGGSTIDCSKVIAASYYYEGDPWDIVIKKAKINKSLPIGSILTLAATGSEMDSGAVISNMDTNEKLGVGHPSMAPKFSILDPEYTFTVPKNQTAAGTADIMSHIFEAYFSKTKDAYIQNRMAESILKTCIKYGKIAVEEPENYEARANLMWASSLAINGLLSYGKSEPWSVHPMEHELSAFYDITHGVGLAILTPNWMKYVLSDENMNDFYEYGVNVWNINSDENKYEVAKKAINKTREYFNELGIPATLKEVGINEEKLEQMARAATRNGDLGGFKPLNTEDVLNIYKLSL
- a CDS encoding YfcC family protein — translated: MVVKKKKISFPTAFTVLFIVLIIAAILTYVVPAGSYSKLSYDNDNKIFVVTKPDESTNELPATQKTLDKLKIKVSVEKFKDGSINKPVAIPDTYEQVEQKPQGFFEVIEAPIKGVYDTIDIIMFVLILGGVIGVVNSSGAFDAGIAKLSVATKGKEYLLIVIITTLIALGGTTFGLAEETIALYPILVPVFIAAGYDALVCIAALYMGSSIGTMFATVNPFSVVIASNTSGISIASGFIFRIVGLIIAVAITVAYIVRYGVKVKNDPSKSIIYEQRKEIEEKFLKDYSKDDAIPKFSLGRKLMLIIFALTFVVMIWGVAKKEWWFTEMTALFLVVGIILGVISRMGEKNFVDKFVAGSADLVGVALVIGVARSINLIMENGMISDTILYHSSNAITGMNSSVFIIFMLIVFIGLGFFIPSSSGLAVLSMPIMAPLADSVGLPRESIVNAYMFGQGLISFITPTGLILATLAMVDVTYDKWLKFIMPLMGYIAALSAIMLLIQSFVA
- a CDS encoding nicotinate phosphoribosyltransferase codes for the protein MEYSKNFDVRNNRNLTMLVDFYELTMGNGYLKSGMGEKIAYYDMFFRRVPDGGGYCIMAGVQQLIEYLSSLKFTKDDIEYLRSKKEFSEEFLDYLKNFKFCCDVWAVPEGYPVFPNEPLVTVRGPAIQAQFVETMILLTINHQTLIATKANRICRAAENRSVMEFGSRRAQGYDGAIYGARAAVIGGCNATACTIAEEMFGIPAAGTMAHSWIQLFPTEYEAFKAWAEVNPENCVLLVDTYNVLKSGIPNAIKVFNEVLKPNGIRPKGIRIDSGDITYLTKTCRKILDDAGYKDIEIVVSNSLDEFIIRDVLNQGAKIDSFGVGERLITARSEPVFGGVYKLAAVEAFDGIITPKIKISENEEKITNPGFKKVYRIYDKNTHQAIADLITMHDEKIDESKPLEIFNPLFTWKKKKVKDYYAEELLVKIFDKGNKVYESPDVMDIKAFAKKQTERFWPEVLRFENPHSYYVDLSPKLWRVKQELLHKFSDFYEE